GCACGTCCGGCCGTTTGAGCCGCCTAAGTGCGCCAAAGCTCTCCTGCCTGGCCACAAGCGACCAAGCCTGAAGGCCCAAAAACGAGCCCAGGTACAGCAGGCCGGCAACAAGGACGGGCGACATCTCGCCGATCAGCAGCTTCGAGAGAGCGGGAGACGCCCCGAACAACGCCGCGGACAGAATCGCAAGCAAGGGGCCCCGGGGCCGAGTCGCGCGACTATTCATGAGGCAAATGGTACCAAACAACGCGCCGCTGGTCGGCTCATTTGCCATCCACCATTGAGTAGTAACGATTAAGTATGCTAGAACAGCCGTTACATGACAAAGCCTCGTTGGCTTCTACTGACGCACCAGCTCCGCTCCCATCGGAGCCGTCCAACATGCGGGTCAAGGTCTGGCGCAAGCTGCAGGCCCTTGGGGCGGTTCCCATCAAGAACTGTCTGGTAATGTTCTGAGCGAGCTGGCCGAGATCATCCACGACATCGACTTGAAGGATGGCAAATTCGGACGCCCTGAAGCGCATGGCGTGGGCCTCGCTGTTCAGGGGATCTGCCGCATTCACAAGAAGGACGCCGACCGGCTGACGGCCGGAATCGCCTTCTTCGATGCGGTTCGCGCCGCCGTGGCCGCGAAGGGAGAGAAGAAGAGCCATGCCTGAGTCAGCGTCCGCGCGAAGAAAGCAGAGGATCTTCTACGTCCCCGATGGAATCCTGCCCTGCGGACACCAGACGGTGCTTGAGGCGCTGGACCTTTTCGCCAGTATGTATGGGACCGGCGCCAAGAGCTTGTAGCCTCAAGGCTGCGGATCGCGCCCTGATCTATGCCGCCGCGACTTTGAGATCGGCGGGAGTCGGCTTTGCGAGCGCGGTGCTCGCGATCTATCTCGACAAACGCGGCTATACGGCCTTGTCCATCGGCGCGATCATGGCGGCCGGCCTAGGCGGCGGGGCGGTGGCGACAGGGTGCGTCGCCTTGCTCGCAGACCGCCTCGGGCGGCGCAGGGTGCTCACGGCCCTGGCGGTCCTGGGACTGGCAGGAGGCCTGGGTCTCGCATGGGCCCCGGGAGTCGCGGCGGCGGCCTTCGCTTTCATCGGCATGGTTAATGGGATGGGACACGACCGCGGCGGCGCCTACGCCTTGGAACAGTCCGCGTTATCCGCCGCCGGCAGCGTGGAGGAACGAACGCGGCTTTTCGCGGGTTATCATGCCGCGGGCGATGTCGGCTGCGCCTGCGGAAGCCTGGCCGCAGCACTTGTGCCTTGGCTTGGGTACCAAACGCTGTGGACTCTCTATGCCTGCGCGGTGGGAGCCGGCTTGTTGCTCTATCCGGGGCTTAGCGAAGGCGTCGAGTTGGTCGAGCCTTCCCGGCCGGTCTCGCCAGAGTCGCGACGTCGCGTCGCTCGCTTTGCCGCGCTTTCCGCTGTTGACAGTTTCGGGAGCGGCTTTATCACGGCCGCGCTCATCGCGTTTTATCTCTACAAACGGTTTGGCATCAACGAAAGGCAAATCGCCGGGCTGTTTCTGGCCGCGGACCTGGCGAATATCGCCTCCAATTTCATTGCCGAGAGGCTCTCTCGCTGGCTGGGCTTGGTCAACACTATGGTCTTTACTCATATTCCGGCGAATCTTCTGTTGATCGCGCTGGCCTTCTGCCCCACGTTCCCTATTGCCGCGGCCGTCTTTCTGCTCCGAGAGCTGTTCATCGAGATGGACGTGCCGACGCGCCAGTCCTACCTGGCTTCCATCGTCAACCCAGACGAGCGGACCGCCGCTCTGGGCGGCGTGCAGCTCACGCGCACGGCGATGTGGGCGGTGGCGCCTGGAGCCGCGGGCTGGCTTATGCGCTCGGTCGCGCTGGCGTCCCCCCTCTACATCGGCTCAGCCATCAAGATAGCGTATGACGTGCTCCTCTGGCGCGCATTTCGTCATTTGAAGCCCGTGGCACGAAATGGCGCCGGCCATTAAGGCACAATAACCGGGACGTTGCTTTCGCACCTCAGCGCGAAGCGAAAGCAGGTGCCGTCTTCCAGGCTGCTTTTCACATCCAGGCCGGTTCCGTGCAGAGCGAGGATCGTCTTGCAGATGGCCAATCCCAGACCGCTTCCCTTGTGGCCGGAGCCATGGGGGCGCGCGAGCTGCACGAATGCGTTGAATAATTCGGACATCCGTTCCGTTGGTATAGGTTCGCCATCATTGAGCACCTCGACTATGACCGCTGCCCCCCCGGGTCCTTCCGCGCTCGGGATGGCCCGGAGGGTGACGCGGCTTTTGGCAAAGCGGACGGCATTGTTGAGCAGGTTGTCGATGACCTCGTCTAACAGCTCGGGGTCAGCCTGCACTTGGGGAAGTTCTTCTGGAGATTCAATTTTAAGGCTAAGTCTCTTGTCCCGGACAGCCTCCTCCAAGCGCGCGGCGGCATTTTGAAGCAGGGGTCCAAGGGCAGTGCCGCGCAGGTCCGTTCGCGCCCGGCCGGATTTTAAACGCGAGAGATTGAGCAGGTTCTCCACCAAATGGGCCATTCGCTCGGTGTTGCGTCTCCCGATGAGCGCTATCTTGTTCTGTTCAGGTGTGAGCCGTCCCGCGAGTCCGTCTATCAAGTTTATGATGGCTGCATGCACGACGCTAAGAGGACTTCGCAACTCATGGCTGACAACTCCGATCAGGTTGTCCTTCAGCAGATCGGGTTCCTTGAGGCTTGCCAGCTCTCGTTGCAGCTTATGGCGTTCGATTGCATAACGGATAGAGCGCTTGAGGAGGCGGGAATCAGAGGTGGATTTGACCATGTAGTCCTGGGCTCCT
This is a stretch of genomic DNA from Elusimicrobiota bacterium. It encodes these proteins:
- a CDS encoding hybrid sensor histidine kinase/response regulator, with protein sequence MQKTIQTLLIEDNPGDAELVRQSLALSGNIFEIQHLLRLSTALDRLAAGPADIVLLDPGLPDSQGLDSFVRIHAQSPKSPIVILSGRDDEALAVEAISHGAQDYVVKGSYDERGLAQILRYSILRKHAENVECTSARRESFTPAASHDLRNPGVASGDSRNPSESIRVLLLEDDPRTVDIVRLCLDETDSMGLRFELESAGTLADGLRLLAGERFDALLLDLLLPDSRGIETMLRIIKEGHDIPILIVTNPGSEPVALEALRLGAQDYMVKSTSDSRLLKRSIRYAIERHKLQRELASLKEPDLLKDNLIGVVSHELRSPLSVVHAAIINLIDGLAGRLTPEQNKIALIGRRNTERMAHLVENLLNLSRLKSGRARTDLRGTALGPLLQNAAARLEEAVRDKRLSLKIESPEELPQVQADPELLDEVIDNLLNNAVRFAKSRVTLRAIPSAEGPGGAAVIVEVLNDGEPIPTERMSELFNAFVQLARPHGSGHKGSGLGLAICKTILALHGTGLDVKSSLEDGTCFRFALRCESNVPVIVP
- a CDS encoding chromate resistance protein, whose amino-acid sequence is MGAVQHAGQGLAQAAGPWGGSHQELSGNVLSELAEIIHDIDLKDGKFGRPEAHGVGLAVQGICRIHKKDADRLTAGIAFFDAVRAAVAAKGEKKSHA
- a CDS encoding MFS transporter, with the translated sequence MGPAPRACSLKAADRALIYAAATLRSAGVGFASAVLAIYLDKRGYTALSIGAIMAAGLGGGAVATGCVALLADRLGRRRVLTALAVLGLAGGLGLAWAPGVAAAAFAFIGMVNGMGHDRGGAYALEQSALSAAGSVEERTRLFAGYHAAGDVGCACGSLAAALVPWLGYQTLWTLYACAVGAGLLLYPGLSEGVELVEPSRPVSPESRRRVARFAALSAVDSFGSGFITAALIAFYLYKRFGINERQIAGLFLAADLANIASNFIAERLSRWLGLVNTMVFTHIPANLLLIALAFCPTFPIAAAVFLLRELFIEMDVPTRQSYLASIVNPDERTAALGGVQLTRTAMWAVAPGAAGWLMRSVALASPLYIGSAIKIAYDVLLWRAFRHLKPVARNGAGH